One region of Oceanivirga salmonicida genomic DNA includes:
- a CDS encoding MIP/aquaporin family protein, giving the protein MSIFLAEFIGTALLILLGNGVVAACLLNKSKAKDSGWIVITSGWAFAVLIGAYSVGRFSGAHINPAVSLALFTIGVITFNQLIVYVAAQFLGAMLGQLLVVVTYKQHYDETENTDLVLATFSTGPAIRNLFYNTITEIIGTFVLVFGILMIGPHFAKEGSFFTIFIVALLVWSIGLSLGGPTGYAINPARDLGPRIIHQLLPLKHKGKSDWGYALVPVIGPLLGGVLAGLAFMALGV; this is encoded by the coding sequence ATGTCAATATTTTTAGCTGAATTTATAGGAACAGCATTGTTAATATTATTAGGAAATGGAGTAGTAGCAGCTTGTTTACTAAATAAATCAAAGGCAAAAGATTCTGGTTGGATAGTAATAACTTCTGGTTGGGCATTTGCGGTTTTAATTGGAGCATATTCAGTTGGTAGATTTTCAGGTGCTCATATAAATCCTGCAGTTTCTTTAGCATTGTTTACAATAGGAGTAATTACATTTAATCAATTAATAGTATATGTAGCAGCACAATTTTTAGGTGCAATGCTTGGACAATTATTAGTTGTAGTAACTTACAAACAACACTATGATGAAACAGAAAATACAGATTTAGTATTAGCAACTTTTTCAACAGGACCTGCAATTAGAAATTTATTCTATAATACTATAACAGAAATAATAGGAACATTTGTATTAGTTTTTGGAATTTTAATGATAGGACCACATTTTGCAAAAGAAGGATCATTTTTCACAATTTTCATAGTGGCTTTATTAGTATGGAGTATAGGTTTAAGTTTAGGTGGGCCAACAGGTTATGCAATCAATCCAGCAAGAGATTTAGGACCAAGAATTATTCACCAATTATTACCATTAAAACATAAAGGTAAATCAGATTGGGGATATGCATTAGTACCAGTAATTGGGCCATTATTAGGTGGTGTGTTAGCAGGACTTGCATTTATGGCATTAGGAGTATAA
- the dhaM gene encoding dihydroxyacetone kinase phosphoryl donor subunit DhaM, translating to MIGMVVVSHNKYLAEETIKLASIMKSGEFNIVNAGGMVDSEEYGTDPIKIMECINQANSGDGVIVFCELGSSLMNTQMAVEMLNDDKVKIADAPLVEGLVVGVSSNSEDSTLEELLNEIEEVKNLKKSL from the coding sequence ATGATAGGAATGGTAGTAGTAAGCCATAATAAGTATTTGGCAGAAGAAACAATAAAATTAGCATCAATAATGAAATCTGGTGAATTTAATATAGTAAATGCTGGTGGAATGGTTGATAGTGAAGAATATGGAACTGACCCTATTAAAATAATGGAATGTATAAATCAAGCAAATAGTGGAGATGGGGTCATAGTTTTTTGTGAATTAGGTTCTTCACTAATGAATACACAAATGGCAGTAGAAATGTTAAATGATGATAAAGTAAAAATAGCAGATGCTCCCTTAGTTGAAGGACTAGTGGTAGGAGTTTCATCTAATAGTGAAGATAGTACATTAGAAGAATTATTAAATGAAATAGAAGAAGTGAAAAATTTAAAGAAAAGTTTATAA